Within the Plesiomonas shigelloides genome, the region CCACGCCCAGATTATCTGTTTGCCGATATCGTCGGCACTGGCGGCGATGGCAGTGGCAGCATCAATATCTCCACCGCCAGTGCATTTGTTGCCGCCTGCTGTGATGTTCGCATTGCCAAACATGGCAATCGCAGCGTATCGAGCTTAACCGGCTCTTCCGATGTATTAAGTGCTCTGGGTATTCGCATCGACTTACCGGCCGAGCAAGCGCGCGCAGCCATGAATGACTTAGGCGTGTGCTTTTTATTCGCGCCGCAATACCACGGCGGCGTGCGCCACGCCATGCCGGTGCGCCAGCAGCTAAAAACGCGCACCATCTTTAATGTGCTCGGCCCCTTGATTAATCCTGCGCGTCCGCCGTTGGAGTTGATGGGTGTCTATTCGCCAGAGCTGCTGTTACCGATTGCCGAAACACTGCGCGAATTGGGCTTTACGCGCGCCGCGGTCGTCCACGGTAGCGGCCTAGATGAAGTGGCACTGCACGGCCCTACCCAAGTAGCTGAGCTGCGCGACGGTGATATCCACAGCTATACCTTAACGCCGGACGATTTTGGTTTAACCGCCGCGCCACTGGAAAGCTTACGCGGTGGCGATGCGGGTGAAAATGCGCGCATTCTCACGCAATTACTGCAAGGACAAGGCACTACCGCACAACGTCATGCCGTAGCAGCTAACGTTGCCTTACTGCTGCGGCTATTCGGGCACGAGGATCTCAAGCACAATGCAGAACAGGCATTAGCTGTGCTGGCCGGAGATCAGGCCCTGCGCAAAGTTCAACTTCTTGCAGCCCGAGGTTAAGGATGAAAGAGACTGTATTAAGTCGCATTGTCGCCGACAAACACCATTGGATTGCGCAGCAAAAAAGCGCGCAGCCATTGGAAAGCTTTATTCTGGATATTCACCCCAGCGATCGGGATTTTTATGCGGCGCTACGCCAAAACCGACCGGCATTTATTTTGGAATGCAAGAAAGCCTCCCCCTCTAAGGGGCTGATCCGCGCTGATTTTGATCCCGCAGCGATTGCTCGGATCTACGCACCTTATGCTTCGGTCATTTCGGTACTGACTGACGAAAAATACTTTCAGGGCAGCTTTTCGTTTTTACCGCAAGTCAGACAAGAAGTGCGCCAGCCCGTGTTGTGCAAAGATTTCATCATTGACCCATATCAGATTTATCTGGCACGCCATCATCAAGCCGATGCCATCTTACTGATGCTGTCTGTGCTCGATGATGAAACCTACCGCACACTGCACGCGGTGGCCGATCGCCTGCACATGGGCGTGCTGACTGAAGTGAGCAATCGAGAAGAAGCTGAACGAGCGGTGACTCTCGGGGCGCGAGTAGTTGGCATCAATAACCGCAATCTGCGGGATTTGAGCATTGATACCTCGCGCACGGTTGAATTAGCCGCCATGTTACCACCAGATGTGCTGGTGATCAGCGAATCCGGTATCCACCAACATCGCCAGATCCGTCAACTCGGGCAAGTCGCACATGGCTTTTTGATTGGTAGCGCCCTGATGGCCGAGCCTGATTTGAATCAAGCGGTGCGCCGCGTGCTGCTGGGGGAAAACAAAGTTTGTGGTTTGACGCGCCCTGAAGATGCCCTGGCCGCCTATCAAGCCGGCGCTTACTACGGCGGGCTGATCTTTGTTGGCAAATCGCCGCGCTATGTGGATATTGCCACAGCAAAAACCATTCAAGCCGCCGCACCGCTGCAATACGTTGGCGTGTTTCGCAACGCCAAACCAGAAACCATCGCACTGACCGTTGAGCGCCTAGGTTTACATGCGGTGCAACTCCACGGCAGTGAGGATGCGGCGTATATCCACGCCTTACGGCAAACATTACCAACCCAGTGCCAAATTTGGAAAGCACTGCCCGTGGGCGAGCACGTCCCTAAACTGGATCTGCCGGATGTCGATCGCTATGTGCTCGACAGCGAAGCACAAGGCCAGTTCGGCGGCACCGGGCGCACCTTTAACTGGGCGTTATTAGAAGGATTACCGCTCGATAACGTGTTGCTCGCCGGTGGTCTAAACCCCGATAACGCCGAATCAGCGCAGCACTTAGGTGCCGTCGGCCTCGATTTTAACTCCGGCTTAGAAAGTGCGCCGGGGATCAAAAGTCAGGACAAAATCAGTACCGTTTTCTCACGTTTACGTCAGCAGGGAGTTTCAGCATGACCAAGCTTAATCCGTATTTTGGTGAATTTGGCGGGATGTTCGTCCCCCAGATTTTGATCCCTGTCTTGCAGCAGCTGGAAGAAGCGTTCATTGAGGCTCGCCAAGATCCTGCGTTTCAAGCTGAACTGCACGACCTGTTGGTCAACTACGCCGGACGCCCGACCGCCTTGACCCTGTGCCGTAATCTCACCGCCGGCACGCGCACTAAGCTATACCTCAAGCGCGAAGATTTACTGCACGGCGGCGCGCACAAAACCAACCAAGTATTGGGACAAGCGCTGCTGGCGCGTCGCATGGGCAAAACCGAGATCATCGCAGAAACCGGTGCTGGGCAACACGGCGTCGCCACCGCGCTGGCCTGCGCGCTGCTCGGACTCAAATGCCGCATCTACATGGGCGCGAAAGATGTGGAGCGTCAATCGCCGAATGTGTTTCGCATGCGACTGATGGGCGCAGAGGTGATCCCGGTCACCTCAGGCTCGGCAACCTTAAAAGATGCTTGCAGCGAAGCAATGCGTGATTGGTCTGCCAGCTATGCCACCGCCCACTACTTATTGGGCACGGCAGCAGGCCCGCATCCCTTCCCCACCATTGTGCGTGAATTTCAGCGCATGATTGGTGAAGAAACCAAGCGCCAAATTATGGAAAAAGAAGGCCGACTGCCAGATGCCGTGATCGCCTGTGTCGGCGGAGGCTCCAACGCCATCGGCATGTTCGCGGACTTTATTGATGAAACCTCCGTGCGCCTCATCGGTGTCGAGCCTGGTGGACTCGGCATTGCGAGCGGCCAACATGGTGCGCCACTCAAGCATGGCAAAGTGGGGATCTTCTTTGGGATGAAAAGCCCCATAATGCAAGACGCAGAAGGACAAATTGAAGAGTCCTACTCCATCTCTGCCGGTCTCGATTTCCCCTCTGTGGGCCCGCAGCATGCACACCTGAATAGCATTGGCCGTGCGGATTATGTTTCGATCACCGATGACGAAGCGTTAGACGCATTCCAAGAAATTGCCCGTCACGAAGGGATCATTGCCGCGCTGGAATCCTCACATGCACTGGCGCATGCCCTGAAAATGGCGCGCGAAAATCCGCAGCAAGAGCAATTGCTGGTGGTTAACCTTTCCGGTCGTGGCGACAAAGATATTTTTACTGTTCACAAGATCTTGCAAGCGCGCGGGGTGATGCAATGAGCCGTTATC harbors:
- the trpCF gene encoding bifunctional indole-3-glycerol-phosphate synthase TrpC/phosphoribosylanthranilate isomerase TrpF, with translation MKETVLSRIVADKHHWIAQQKSAQPLESFILDIHPSDRDFYAALRQNRPAFILECKKASPSKGLIRADFDPAAIARIYAPYASVISVLTDEKYFQGSFSFLPQVRQEVRQPVLCKDFIIDPYQIYLARHHQADAILLMLSVLDDETYRTLHAVADRLHMGVLTEVSNREEAERAVTLGARVVGINNRNLRDLSIDTSRTVELAAMLPPDVLVISESGIHQHRQIRQLGQVAHGFLIGSALMAEPDLNQAVRRVLLGENKVCGLTRPEDALAAYQAGAYYGGLIFVGKSPRYVDIATAKTIQAAAPLQYVGVFRNAKPETIALTVERLGLHAVQLHGSEDAAYIHALRQTLPTQCQIWKALPVGEHVPKLDLPDVDRYVLDSEAQGQFGGTGRTFNWALLEGLPLDNVLLAGGLNPDNAESAQHLGAVGLDFNSGLESAPGIKSQDKISTVFSRLRQQGVSA
- the trpB gene encoding tryptophan synthase subunit beta, which produces MTKLNPYFGEFGGMFVPQILIPVLQQLEEAFIEARQDPAFQAELHDLLVNYAGRPTALTLCRNLTAGTRTKLYLKREDLLHGGAHKTNQVLGQALLARRMGKTEIIAETGAGQHGVATALACALLGLKCRIYMGAKDVERQSPNVFRMRLMGAEVIPVTSGSATLKDACSEAMRDWSASYATAHYLLGTAAGPHPFPTIVREFQRMIGEETKRQIMEKEGRLPDAVIACVGGGSNAIGMFADFIDETSVRLIGVEPGGLGIASGQHGAPLKHGKVGIFFGMKSPIMQDAEGQIEESYSISAGLDFPSVGPQHAHLNSIGRADYVSITDDEALDAFQEIARHEGIIAALESSHALAHALKMARENPQQEQLLVVNLSGRGDKDIFTVHKILQARGVMQ
- the trpD gene encoding anthranilate phosphoribosyltransferase, producing the protein MQAILDKLFRRDSLTRDESHTLFDSIIQGAMPPELLAAVLIALKMRGETPQEIAGAASALLAHAQPFPRPDYLFADIVGTGGDGSGSINISTASAFVAACCDVRIAKHGNRSVSSLTGSSDVLSALGIRIDLPAEQARAAMNDLGVCFLFAPQYHGGVRHAMPVRQQLKTRTIFNVLGPLINPARPPLELMGVYSPELLLPIAETLRELGFTRAAVVHGSGLDEVALHGPTQVAELRDGDIHSYTLTPDDFGLTAAPLESLRGGDAGENARILTQLLQGQGTTAQRHAVAANVALLLRLFGHEDLKHNAEQALAVLAGDQALRKVQLLAARG